The Streptomyces capitiformicae genome contains the following window.
CCGTCAGGAAGAGGCCCTGATCGTCGGCAGCAGCCGCGACGGCCAGTGCCCCGACTGCACCCAGCAGAAGCGGCTGTTCCGCTGGCAGGCGCCCGCCCAGCCGTGGGACGAGCCCGGCATCGAGAAGCCCGTCACGTTCCTGTGCATCGACTGCTTCAACGTCGCCGTCGACGCTCACAACGCGCTGGTCAACAGTGTCTTCGAGGAGGCGGCCCGGTGACCGCCAGCGTGCAGCCCGCCCTCGACGGCAGCGTCCCCGAGCCCCGCAAGACGAAGACGCAGCGGCAGGCGGAGGACTACGACACCTGGCTCGCCGAGGTCTGGCCCAAGTTCATAGCCGCCGCTGCAACGGGCCGCACCTTCACCTGCTTCGAGATCGCCGACGCCCACCAACTGTCCGCCCCGCCCAACCCGCAAGCCCACTGGGGCCGGCTCATGACCCTGCTGCAGGACGAGGGCTACGTGAAGAAGGCGGGTTGGGCCTGCTCCGAGCGCCCCACCACCCACCACAGCGGAGTCCGCACCTGGCGCGGCACCGCCGCAGCGAGGAGGGCCGCCGCGTGACCGAGCGCCTCATCACCGCTCTCCCCGCCCTCGTCTTCGCTGGGGCCATACTCACCGCCGCCGTGTGGGCCGTCGTCCACGCCGTCCGCGGCGACCGGCACCTCACCCGCCGAGACATCCGCCGCATCCAGTCCTACGCCAACCACCCCGCACACCGGAAGGAGAACCCGCAGCCGTGACCGCCCACCGCCAGCCGCCGAACCACAACACCCTCACCTGCTACACCGACTACCGGTGTCGGCTGCCCGAATGCGTCGACCGCTACCGGCAGTGGGACCGCGCCCGCTACCGCGCCAAAGCCAGCGGCGAACCCGGACGCTACGTCGACGCCGAACCCGTCCGCCAGCACCTCCTCAAGCTGTACGCCGCAGGCATCACCATCCACGCCGTAGCCGCCGCCACCGGACTCTCCTACCTCGCCGTCCGCAGCTTCACCCACCACGAGTACGGCAACCGCCGCTCCCGCCGCCAACGCTGCACCACCACCACACAGGCCAAACTCCTCGCCGTCACACCCGACAACATCACCACCGGCCGCATCGACGCGACCGGCACCATCCGCCGCGTACAGGCACTCGTCGCCATCGGCTTCCCCCTCGAACGGATCGCCCCGCACACCGTCCTCAGCGTGAACAACATGAGCGCCCTGCTGCAGCGGAAGACCGTCCTCGCCAGCACGGCCTCCAGCGTCGCCGACGCCTACGAGCTCCTCCGCAACCGGAAGCCGGCCCGGCACGGCGTCGACAAGCGGAACATCTCCCGGGCCACCAAGCGGGCAGCCGCCAACCGCTGGCCCACCCCCACCTACTGGGACCGGCACCCGGGCGCGATCGACGACCCGGACTTCGAGCCGCTCTACGGCGTCACCCGCCGGGAGATCGTCGCCCAAGACGCCAACTGGATCATGCGGACCACCGGCGTCAGCAAGGCCACCGCCGCCGCACGACTCGGCGTCTCCAAGGCCTACGTCGAACACGCCTTCCGCGACCACCCGGAGTACGCGCTGGAGGTGGCCGCGTGAGCCGCTACGACTGGATGGCCGACGCCCGCTGCGCACAGACCGACCCCGACCTGTGGGCGGCCGACCGGCCCGGCAACACCTACCGCGACGCCCGCCTCATCTGCGAACGCTGCCCGGTTCGGCGCGAGTGCGACGCCCACGCCAACACGCTCGCCGGGCAAGCCGACATCAGCCTCCACGGCATGTGGGCCGGAACGCCCCCACGGAAACGCACCGTCACCCACCCCAACACGGAAAGGGCCGCCGCCTGATGTACCGCCACGACGACACCGACCTCACGGTCATGGACTGGTTCTGCGGCGCCGGAGGCTCCAGCCAGGGCATGCACTCCATCCCCGGCGTCCGCATGGCCCGCGCGGCGAACCACTGGGAGCGGGCGATCGAGTCGCACGCCGCGAACTTCCCCACCGTCGACCACTACCGCGGCGACATCCGCGAAGCGCCCGTCGAGACGTGGCCCGTCACGGACATCTTCTGGGCCTCCCCGGAATGCCCGCAGTGGTCCAACGCCCGCGGCAAGAAGCGGGACTTCGACGCCAGTCTCCAGGGCGATCTCTTCGACGGCTTCGGCCCGTCCGAGGAAGTCGAGCGATCCCGCGCGCTCATGGAGGAAGTCCCCATGTACCTGCGCGGCGTCATCGCCCGCGGGGGACTGGTCAAGGCGGGCGTCGTCGAGAACGTCGTCGACGTCCGCGCCTGGGACCAGTGGGACCGGTGGATCGGCGAGATCCGCAAGCTCGGCTACGAGACCCGGGTCATCGCCCTGAACTCGATGCACGCCGACCCGCGCACCGTCCACAAGGCGCCGCAGTCCCGCGACCGCCTGTACGTCGCCTACTGGCACAAGTCGCTCGGCCGGACGCCCGACTGGGACAAGTGGCTGAGGCCGCGCGCCTGGTGCACCGGCTGCGACACGTGGGTGCAGGCCGTACAGCGGTTCAAGCAGCCCGGCCGCGACATGGGCCGCTACCGCCAGCAATACGTCTACCGCTGCCCGAACACGACGTGCCGCAACCAGATCGTCGAGCCGGAAACCCTCCCGGCCGCCGTCGCCATCGACTGGTCGCTCCCCGGACAGCGCATCGGTGACCGGGCCAAGCCGCTCGCCGACAAGACCCTCGCCCGCATCCAGGCCGGCCTCGACAAGTTCGCCCGGCCGATGATGGTCCCGGCTGGCGGCACGTGGCGCAACGACGCCACCCCAGTCACCGACCCGATGGCTACCCGCACCACGCGGGAGAACGACGGCCTGGCCGTGCCCCCCTTCATCACCGAACTCCGGGGCGGCAGCAGCGTCCGGGCGGTCACCGCGCCGCTCGCCACTGTGGCGACATCGGGCGGACATCACGGCCTCGCCGTGCCCCCGCTGCTGATCCCTGTCGAAGGCCGCGACGGCAAGGAGCCCGGCTCGGCGAACAACCCGCTCCGCACCCAGACCGCCCGCAACGAAACCGGCCTGGCCTGGCTGCCGTTCATGGTCACCATGCGCGGAGGCGGCGACCAGCTCCGCGGCCGGTCCATCGGCGAACCCGTCGGGACCGTATCCGCGAACGGCAACCACCACGGACTCGTCACCCCCAACCTGCCCGCCTTCGTCATGCGGAACAACACGCCGCGCGGCGGCGCCGGGCAGATGTGCACGAGCGCTGACGAGTACTTCCGCACCATGACAACCGCCGGCCACCAGTCGCTCGTCACCTGGGAAGACCTCCTCGTCCCCTACTACGGCAACGGCACCGCGAAGACCGTCGCCGAGCCTGTCGGCACGCTCTCCACCCGCGACCGGTACGCCCTCGTCCAGGGCGACGTGGACATCGAGGACGTCCTGTTCCGGATGTTGGAGCCCCACGAGATCGGCCGCGCGATGTCGTTCGGCGACGCCTACATCGTCCTCGGCTCCAAGCGCGAACGCGTCCGCCAATACGGCAACGCCGTGACCCCGAACTGCGCCGAGGTCATCGTCTGCGCCCTCGTCGAGGCGATCACCGGCGAGGACATCGAGCGGCACGCCGAGCCC
Protein-coding sequences here:
- a CDS encoding WhiB family transcriptional regulator, whose translation is MSRYDWMADARCAQTDPDLWAADRPGNTYRDARLICERCPVRRECDAHANTLAGQADISLHGMWAGTPPRKRTVTHPNTERAAA
- a CDS encoding DNA cytosine methyltransferase, whose product is MYRHDDTDLTVMDWFCGAGGSSQGMHSIPGVRMARAANHWERAIESHAANFPTVDHYRGDIREAPVETWPVTDIFWASPECPQWSNARGKKRDFDASLQGDLFDGFGPSEEVERSRALMEEVPMYLRGVIARGGLVKAGVVENVVDVRAWDQWDRWIGEIRKLGYETRVIALNSMHADPRTVHKAPQSRDRLYVAYWHKSLGRTPDWDKWLRPRAWCTGCDTWVQAVQRFKQPGRDMGRYRQQYVYRCPNTTCRNQIVEPETLPAAVAIDWSLPGQRIGDRAKPLADKTLARIQAGLDKFARPMMVPAGGTWRNDATPVTDPMATRTTRENDGLAVPPFITELRGGSSVRAVTAPLATVATSGGHHGLAVPPLLIPVEGRDGKEPGSANNPLRTQTARNETGLAWLPFMVTMRGGGDQLRGRSIGEPVGTVSANGNHHGLVTPNLPAFVMRNNTPRGGAGQMCTSADEYFRTMTTAGHQSLVTWEDLLVPYYGNGTAKTVAEPVGTLSTRDRYALVQGDVDIEDVLFRMLEPHEIGRAMSFGDAYIVLGSKRERVRQYGNAVTPNCAEVIVCALVEAITGEDIERHAEPQTETALAA